A stretch of the bacterium genome encodes the following:
- a CDS encoding DUF4145 domain-containing protein has protein sequence MESWWSLGEGIGQLGDKLEFYKITCPFCLEEGNFKVAFHAEKQKPNSSKVLNFDTLECGNCKGYVMVLWSASEHGSGPNHSLYDYRVLPWPLKFTKYPEHWPEQIGRYWLQAKKNLVDENWDAAVVMARTALQIALRDNKAKGSNLKQEIEDLSIKGILPPTMKEWADNVRELGNESVHPEPKQAPTDHLDAKDIIRFLDFLLEYLYTLPYKIREYRKREAEK, from the coding sequence ATGGAAAGTTGGTGGAGTCTCGGAGAAGGTATTGGACAATTGGGAGATAAGCTTGAATTTTATAAAATCACTTGCCCATTCTGTCTAGAAGAAGGTAATTTCAAAGTTGCTTTTCACGCTGAGAAGCAAAAGCCAAATAGTTCCAAAGTTCTGAATTTCGATACACTAGAATGTGGAAACTGCAAAGGATATGTCATGGTGCTTTGGTCAGCATCAGAACATGGTTCAGGACCTAATCATAGCCTCTATGATTATCGTGTTTTGCCATGGCCTCTAAAATTTACTAAATACCCAGAACATTGGCCGGAACAAATTGGACGATACTGGCTCCAAGCTAAGAAAAATCTTGTAGATGAGAACTGGGATGCTGCGGTTGTAATGGCTCGTACTGCATTGCAGATAGCATTACGCGACAACAAAGCAAAAGGTAGTAATCTAAAACAAGAAATCGAGGACTTGTCTATAAAAGGAATTCTTCCTCCAACAATGAAAGAGTGGGCAGATAACGTCAGAGAACTTGGTAATGAATCTGTACATCCTGAGCCCAAGCAAGCTCCAACTGACCATCTCGATGCAAAAGATATAATACGATTTCTTGATTTTTTGCTTGAGTATCTATACACCTTACCATATAAAATTAGAGAATATAGAAAACGAGAAGCCGAAAAATAA